One segment of Solanum lycopersicum chromosome 1, SLM_r2.1 DNA contains the following:
- the LOC101268026 gene encoding uncharacterized protein isoform X2, protein MKFRLFSKPQPRPPYVIALEISQFDIVGFSSYYSVPPFPPIPAFSRFVKDWDDEEELLTAVRSLSTTDYINDPYHKYLGDVLEYIHALREYTGEGGICPAKPPIAEDLPKGLNEIGCSPSPTPVFNDYSRDLMDDTCPVCYEYFKDENETMHYENRSETMIKVDVQRDLIEGASVPGCHLKLSDSFEYLLFK, encoded by the exons ATGAAATTTCGCCTGTTTTCTAAACCACAACCACGACCTCCCTACGTGATTGCCCTTGAAATCTCCCAATTTGATATCGTCGGTTTTTCATCGTATTATTCTGTTCCACCTTTTCCCCCTATCCCCGCTTTCTCTAGGTTTGTCAAGGACTGGGATGATGAAGAGGAGCTTCTCACTGCTGTTCGAAGTCTCTCTACCACTGATTACATCAATGATCCATATCACAAGTACTTGGGTGATGTGCTCGAGTATATCCATGCGTTAAGGGAATATACTGGTGAAGGTGGAATTTGCCCAGCCAAACCACCCATTGCAGAAGATTTACCAAAAGGACTCAACGAAATCGGCTGCTCTCCATCTCCGACTCCCGTATTCAATGACTATAGTAGAGATTTGATGGATGACACTTGCCCTGTTTGCTATGAATATTTCAAAGACGAGAATGAG ACGATGCACTACGAGAACAGGAGTGAAACAATGATAAAAGTCGATGTCCAGAGGGATCTCATAGAGGGAGCTAGTGTGCCAGGCTGCCATTTAAAG CTGAGTGACAGTTTCGAGTATTTGTTGTTCAAGTAA
- the LOC101267445 gene encoding sucrose nonfermenting 4-like protein, with product MYPSAMDYARDGGTALIPTRFVWPYGGRSVYLSGTFTGWSQWPMAPVEGCPTVFQTVCSVPPGYHQYKFIVDGEWRHDENQPFVSGGNLGTVNTVLLARESDYLPAVLSAQIPPSSNMDVDNQAFQRLVRVSDVALPDDTPRISQTDLDISRHRISAVLSTHSAYELLPGSSKVIALDVDLPVKQAFHILHEQGIPMAPLWDFSRAQFVGVLSALDFILIMRELGNHGSNLTEEELETHTISAWKEAKSYLSRQANELGKSAPRRLVWSGPDNSLKDVALEILQNGVATVPIIHSPAQDGSYPQLLYVASLSDILKHICRYFKHSPESLPILQLPIGAIPLGTWVPKIGEPNRQPLAMLRPTASLNAALNLLVQAQVSAIPIVDDNDSLLDIYSRSDITALAKDKIYTHINLEEMSIHQALQLAEEPYATYGLSSQKCHMCLQSDSLHEVMERLSRPGVRRLVVVEAGSKRVEGIISVGDIFKFLLG from the exons ATGTATCCTTCTGCAATGGATTATGCACGGGATGGTGGCACGGCTTTGATTCCTACCCGCTTTGTTTGGCCTTATGGAGGAAGAAGTGTATATCTGAGTGGCACATTTACTGG GTGGTCTCAATGGCCGATGGCTCCTGTTGAAGGAtgcccaactgtgtttcagacTGTTTGCAGTGTTCCACCTGGTTATCACCAG TACAAGTTCATTGTTGATGGTGAATGGCGACACGATGAGAACCAACCTTTTGTGAGTGGTGGAAACCTTGGAACAGTCAATACTGTCCTCTTGGCCAGAGAGTCTGACTACCTTCCAGCAGTACTAAGTGCACAAATACCTCCTAGCTCTAACATGGATGTGGATAATCAGGCCTTTCAGCGTTTG GTAAGAGTGTCGGATGTTGCCTTGCCAGATGATACTCCCAGGATATCACAGACAGATTTGGATATTTCCCGTCACCGTATATCTGCAGTCCTATCAACACATTCAGCTTATGAGTTGCTTCCAGGGTCGAGCAAG GTCATTGCTTTGGATGTTGACTTACCCGTAAAGCAAGcatttcatattcttcatgaGCAG GGTATTCCTATGGCTCCTTTATGGGATTTCAGCAGGGCACAATTTGTTGGAGTCCTCAGTgctttggattttattttaatcatgaGAGAG CTTGGGAATCATGGTTCCAATCTGACAGAGGAAGAGCTTGAGACACATACTATATCTGCATGGAAAGAGGCAAAATCTTACTTGAGCAGACAAGCCAATGAGCTTGGTAAATCAGCTCCACGGCGACTTGTTTGG TCAGGGCCAGATAACAGCTTGAAGGATGTGGCATTGGAAATTTTGCAAAATGGGGTGGCTACAGTACCTATAATTCATTCACCAGCTCAGGATGGATCATATCCCCAGCTATTATATGTTGCTTCTCTTTCTGATATACTAAAAC ATATTTGTAGGTATTTCAAGCATTCTCCAGAGTCGTTACCAATACTTCAGTTGCCAATTGGTGCAATTCCTTTGGGCACATGGGTTCCGAAAATTGGAGAGCCAAATCGACAACCCCTGGCAATGCTGAGGCCTACTGCTTCTCTGAATGCAGCATTGAATTTGTTAGTGCAAG CTCAAGTTAGTGCAATTCCCATTGTTGACGATAACGACTCCCTGTTGGATATATACTCCCGAAg TGATATTACAGCTTTGGCCAAGGACAAGATCTACACACACATCAATCTTGAGGAAATGAGTATTCATCAG GCACTGCAACTTGCAGAAGAACCATATGCAACTTATGGGTTGAGCAGTCAAAAATGTCACATGTGTTTACAGTCTGATTCGTTGCATGAAGTGATGGAAAGATTGTCCAGACCTG GGGTTAGGCGGCTTGTTGTTGTGGAAGCGGGAAGCAAACGCGTAGAAGGTATCATATCAGTGGGTGACATTTTCAAGTTCTTGCTTGGGTAG
- the LOC101267737 gene encoding nucleolar protein 58, with the protein MEQLSEEEKKALRGSKFAPLPSAPSSSRPQPRLAHPGGPMKTNKAAALAKFLDRKLQDPSGLSSLDPRLIELAVNNAKHTLQASGTSSRGRIVQHVDSFGDSEESAEDEEVKISVQKKGKKNRKRKKMKEKQRKKLEESSNGMAKKPKKKLKL; encoded by the exons ATGGAACAACTGagtgaagaagagaaaaaggcGCTTCGTGGAAGCAAATTTGCACCGCTACCTTCTGCACCTTCGTCTTCTCGTCCTCAACCTAG GCTGGCTCATCCAGGAGGACCTATGAAGACGAATAAGGCAGCAGCTTTAGCGAAATTTCTTGACAGGAAATTGCAGGACCCTAGCGGCTTGTCATCTCTTGATCCTCGTCTCATTGAACTCGCCGTCAATAATGCTAAACATACTCTTCAAGCCA GTGGGACATCAAGTAGAGGAAGAATTGTTCAGCATGTGGATTCTTTTGGTGATTCTGAG GAATCTGCTGAAGATGAAGAGGTAAAAATATCCGTCCaaaaaaaaggtaagaaaaacagaaagaggaagaagatgaaggagAAACAGCGCAAG AAATTGGAGGAGTCTTCCAATGGAATGGCCAAAAAACCTAAAAAGAAGCTGAAGCTATGA
- the LOC101268026 gene encoding uncharacterized protein isoform X1: MKFRLFSKPQPRPPYVIALEISQFDIVGFSSYYSVPPFPPIPAFSRFVKDWDDEEELLTAVRSLSTTDYINDPYHKYLGDVLEYIHALREYTGEGGICPAKPPIAEDLPKGLNEIGCSPSPTPVFNDYSRDLMDDTCPVCYEYFKDENETMHYENRSETMIKVDVQRDLIEGASVPGCHLKFPDSIALLSFSLCLNVISTGLVRLLVLKLSDSFEYLLFK; this comes from the exons ATGAAATTTCGCCTGTTTTCTAAACCACAACCACGACCTCCCTACGTGATTGCCCTTGAAATCTCCCAATTTGATATCGTCGGTTTTTCATCGTATTATTCTGTTCCACCTTTTCCCCCTATCCCCGCTTTCTCTAGGTTTGTCAAGGACTGGGATGATGAAGAGGAGCTTCTCACTGCTGTTCGAAGTCTCTCTACCACTGATTACATCAATGATCCATATCACAAGTACTTGGGTGATGTGCTCGAGTATATCCATGCGTTAAGGGAATATACTGGTGAAGGTGGAATTTGCCCAGCCAAACCACCCATTGCAGAAGATTTACCAAAAGGACTCAACGAAATCGGCTGCTCTCCATCTCCGACTCCCGTATTCAATGACTATAGTAGAGATTTGATGGATGACACTTGCCCTGTTTGCTATGAATATTTCAAAGACGAGAATGAG ACGATGCACTACGAGAACAGGAGTGAAACAATGATAAAAGTCGATGTCCAGAGGGATCTCATAGAGGGAGCTAGTGTGCCAGGCTGCCATTTAAAG TTTCCAGATTCCATTGCTCTTCTTTCCTTCTCTCTGTGTCTCAATGTCATCTCAACCGGCTTAGTTCGATTGTTGGTGCTAAAG CTGAGTGACAGTTTCGAGTATTTGTTGTTCAAGTAA